TCAACTTGTATCTCTGCGGTCACTACGCGACGGAAGTTCACGGAGTAAAGGCGCTGGCTGCGGAGGTCGCGGCTCGCTTTGGACTCGAGTGGGAGTTCATCGGTACGGAGAATCCGCTTTGATGTGGGAAGAGAGGTTGGGAGGGTGGGAGGAACCACATAGCGCTCCCTCATTTCCCTCCTTCCTCCCTCCTACTTCATCCTTCCTCCTTCGTGCTTTCTTCTTCATACTTCGCCTCTAAGTCCAACCTCGTCCTTCGTAATTCATGAAGAAGATCGCCATCATCAATGGTCCAAATCTCGACCGGCTGGGAAAGCGCGAACCCCACATCTATGGGAGTGCCTCGCTGGCGGACCTGGAGGCTGCGCTGAAGGCGGAGTTTGGAGGAAGGGCGCAGCTGGAGTTTCTTCAATCAAACCATGAGGGCGATCTAATCGATGGTATCGCACGCTTTGCGGATACCGGTTTCGCCGGGCTCGTCATAAACGCAGGTGGCCTCACGCATACCAGCGTCGCGTTGCGGGACGCCATAGCCGGGTCCCAGATCCCCACGGTGGAGGTTCACATCTCGAACATCCACAAACGCGAGGAGTTCCGACACAAGTCGGTCACGGCGCCCGCCTGTGTCGGCATGATCTCGGGCCTAGGCACCGAGGGCTATTTCGCCGCTGTACGGTTTCTGCTGAAGGCCTGATCAGAAGCGAAGTCCCACTTCCACGGATAAGGTGCGCGGCGCCCCTGGTACGGCGTGATCAATTCCAGGCACGATGAGTGTCCGGTACTTCTCCTCCAGGAGATTGCTTCCCCGGGCTGTGACGGTCCATCCGCGAAATTCCCACACGAGCGCGGCGGAGACGACTGTGTATTCCCTTTGCCGATACAGGACGTTCTCATCCTCTGTGAAGTAGGTGGTGCCCGTGCGCCTTGCCTCGGCAAACAGGGTGAGCCCTCCCAGAAGCCTGATTTCCCCCTCCACGCGTCCCGTGAACCCGGGTGCATAGGGCGCGACGTTTCCATCATGGGCGATACCTGTGAAAGGATCCGTGAAGCGCAGAAGTTTGACCTCCTGCCACCCAAAACCGCCCCTCAGCCAGATCGATGGCGCGAGTCGGGCGACTGCTTCGACTTCGGCGCCGGTTGAACGTGCTCGAGGCGCATTCACCACGAGGTAATCAGTCGCCGTGAAGGACCGTTCGATTTGGTAATTTCGGATGTCGTACCGAAACGCGCGGGTGGCGAGCGACAGGTTGGAAGAGGGGGTCCATTCCCACCAGACTTCGCCGGACCGCACCCGCTCTGCTTGAAAGGGAGCCAGTCTCCGGTTGTCCGTGTAAGCAGAATAGCCCTCCGGTTTGTAGGCTTCGGAGGCAATCACCAGGAGGTGGCTCTTCGCTGTGACGGGGATGGTGAGTGCCAGTTTTGGAAGATAGCGCGTCTTCTGCCGGCCGCGCCTAAAGCCGTCAGGCTGGGGCACGCTCTGAATTCGCCCGAAATCCGTACGCTGGCGCTCCACGCGGAAGCCCCCTTCAAGCGACCACCCCTCCTCGCTCATCAGCACGCTTTGGGCGTAGGCGGCTGTTGTTTGCCTGCGCATTTCAAAAGAGGAATTCTCGAGCGGAACGGTACCGAAGAGTTGACGGTCCACCGCCCCGCGGGTGCGGCTGTCGGACCACCAGACACCGGCAGTAAATGGGAATTCGAGAAGCTCGCCCGCCTGCCAGCGGAGTTCCTGGGAGTAGGCCCGTTGCTCCTGCGACAGTGTCGATGTGAGCAGAGGCGGCAGGGCCAATGAATTCACATAAGGGGAGAGCTTCCAATCCACGACGGAGGTGTGGCTCGCGAGAACACCGAACGAACCGGTCGCTCTCATGCTCAGCACCGCGCCCCCGAAGTCCGTCTCGGTCCGTCCCTCCGAATCTCGCTCGACCTCGTAGTACCCGAGCCCGGTTTCCCGCAACGGGACGAGCGGCTGTGCACCGTCGCGCGCCTGGGTGCCCAGCACCTGAAGGGTGGCATCCGCGGAGCCGCCGAGTCGCACGCGCACGCGCGCATTGACGCCCCGGTGATCGACATCACCAACCGATTGTCCGAGGGAGCGATTGTGAACGTAACCGTCCTCTCGGTGATAAGCCAGGGCGGCTCGCGCATCTAGGCTGCCCGTGCGCGCGTCCACCCGTGCATCCGCCACCACGCGGCTGCGCGATCCCATCCCAATCCTGAGTTGTCCTCGGCCTGGCGTGGGAGAAAGCGTCCGCATCATGGCTGTGCCCGCAGGCCCACTCCTTCCAAGAGAGAACCCGGCTTGCGGGCCTCGGAGCCAGTCAACCGAATCCAAGCCGGGGATGAGGGTGGGCATGGCTGCGATAGTTGTCAGAGGCAGGTCATCCACGTACCACGCCAGCGAGGGCTCTCCGAAATAGGGGGTGTTGGATAGCCCCCTGGCTGAGACAATGGCGCCGAATGAGCCGGGCCCCGCGCTCGAGTACGAGAAATTCGGAGAAAGGCTTGTCACATCGAGGACTTGCTGACCAAGCGCCCCGCCGAAAACTTTGCTCGTGGAGATTGCACCGAAGGCACCTGTCGGACGTGAGTCGAGTACCTGCAGCGGCGGGATGGTGACGACGGAGTCCGGCTGCGCCGCGGTGCGGGGGAGCAAGATTAAGGCAAGGCCGGGGACGACCCAGCAAGAGAATGCGAAACGCGGACCCATGGACAGAGCAGCGGAATCAACGCTGCCAGTGCTGCCAAGCCCAAACCAGTCCGTGGAGAGTGGCGCAGGTGGCGAGCGCAGCGGCGAGGTCATCGCACATCACGCCCCAGCCCCCGGGAAGGTCCTGCAGTTTACCGATGACAAGAGGCTTGGTGATATCGTACATCCGGAAGAGCAGGAAACCTGCGAGCAGGATCGGCCACGGCCCCCACCCGGCGGGTAGGATGCCCACCATCTGCTGCCAGCCCAGGTAGCAGAGGGGCATGGAGAGAAATTCATCGAGGACCACTTCGCCCGGGTCGCGCCTGGCGAGCCGGAACTCAGCTTCCCCGCAGAGCGCCGCCCCGATCCAGACAAGGGGAGCGAGCAAAACGAGCGAAAGAACGGTCCCCAACGGGTGGAACACGGCTAACTGTAGGAAGACACCTCCGAGTGATCCCCAGGTGCCGGGAGCTTTGCGCATGCGTCCCAGCGGGCCTACCCGGGCCAGGGACAACACAACCGAGCTCGGCAGGAACCGCG
This portion of the Opitutaceae bacterium genome encodes:
- a CDS encoding TonB-dependent receptor, with amino-acid sequence MLPRTAAQPDSVVTIPPLQVLDSRPTGAFGAISTSKVFGGALGQQVLDVTSLSPNFSYSSAGPGSFGAIVSARGLSNTPYFGEPSLAWYVDDLPLTTIAAMPTLIPGLDSVDWLRGPQAGFSLGRSGPAGTAMMRTLSPTPGRGQLRIGMGSRSRVVADARVDARTGSLDARAALAYHREDGYVHNRSLGQSVGDVDHRGVNARVRVRLGGSADATLQVLGTQARDGAQPLVPLRETGLGYYEVERDSEGRTETDFGGAVLSMRATGSFGVLASHTSVVDWKLSPYVNSLALPPLLTSTLSQEQRAYSQELRWQAGELLEFPFTAGVWWSDSRTRGAVDRQLFGTVPLENSSFEMRRQTTAAYAQSVLMSEEGWSLEGGFRVERQRTDFGRIQSVPQPDGFRRGRQKTRYLPKLALTIPVTAKSHLLVIASEAYKPEGYSAYTDNRRLAPFQAERVRSGEVWWEWTPSSNLSLATRAFRYDIRNYQIERSFTATDYLVVNAPRARSTGAEVEAVARLAPSIWLRGGFGWQEVKLLRFTDPFTGIAHDGNVAPYAPGFTGRVEGEIRLLGGLTLFAEARRTGTTYFTEDENVLYRQREYTVVSAALVWEFRGWTVTARGSNLLEEKYRTLIVPGIDHAVPGAPRTLSVEVGLRF
- the aroQ gene encoding type II 3-dehydroquinate dehydratase — encoded protein: MKKIAIINGPNLDRLGKREPHIYGSASLADLEAALKAEFGGRAQLEFLQSNHEGDLIDGIARFADTGFAGLVINAGGLTHTSVALRDAIAGSQIPTVEVHISNIHKREEFRHKSVTAPACVGMISGLGTEGYFAAVRFLLKA
- a CDS encoding phosphatidylglycerophosphatase A; this encodes MSFANPVWTRFLPSSVVLSLARVGPLGRMRKAPGTWGSLGGVFLQLAVFHPLGTVLSLVLLAPLVWIGAALCGEAEFRLARRDPGEVVLDEFLSMPLCYLGWQQMVGILPAGWGPWPILLAGFLLFRMYDITKPLVIGKLQDLPGGWGVMCDDLAAALATCATLHGLVWAWQHWQR